The genomic stretch GTGGTGGGGAGGCCAAGTGAAATGACCagtcggggggcacctgggtggctcagtcagttgagtgtccaacttcagctcaggtcatgatctcaaggttcgtgagttcgagccctgcgtcgggctctgtgctgacagttcagaacctggaccctgcttcagattctgtgtctccctctctctctgccccttccccacttgcactctctctctctctcaaataaataaacacttaaaaaataattaaaaattttcctaaaaaGAAATGACCAGTGAGAGTGCCACACATAACAAGTCCTTGGCACTTGGGAGTCTCCTGGACCACCTCATACCCTCCCCCCCCATTTTCCTGCCCCCAAAGCTTCCTCAAGAAGCTCTGATTTCTTCTTCCCACTTTCTGCTTCTCTACTTTGCTTCAGGTGTGCATTCTCAGGAGCCAGACTGCTCTGGGATGGAAGCCGGAGGCATCGTGAAAGCAGATGGCCCCGTGAAACCAGGCCAGCCCTCGAAACCCTTTGCTGTGGTGAAACCTATGAGATGTGTGACCCCGGCTTTCACACCTGACCTCGGAGACAGAGACCAAGGCCATCGTGAAGGAAGGGGAACAGACCTTCACCGAGACCCTGGCCTCCAAGGGAGGCCAAGACGCATGCTGAGACCAGGTCTGCGTGTGGAGTCGGACCGCCGCGATGAGCCCAGACACCATGTGGAACCAGAAGCCACGCAGACCCCATCCCTCCCTTCTACTGGGGGAGCGATGGTGCGACTTACAGCACAGCCTGGGGCGGGAGTCCAGGCGCTGCCTGATGCGTCTGGGTATTGGGTCCTCACCGATGCCCCAACTTCTGGCGTCTATCCCTGCTTGGGGTTCAGACCCTTAGAgggctcaactttgttcttcacgCAGACCCCCTCTGGTACCTTTGTGTACGGGGTCCCAGAGTTTTTTACCCACATTGCGCAGTGACCTCCGTCACTTGCCGCCAGAGTCTGTCTGAGCTGGGTGTTATTCCCAGGCCAAAGTCAAGTCCCCATGTGTCCCCACTCAACCCTCCCCCTGCCTTATGTTGTCCAGACTGCACCTGTAAGTTTCCTCCCAGGATCCCGGCAGGGTCACACGCCTGCCCCCCTGTTGTCTCCTCCTTTTGTTTTATCGAAGATGTGTATGAATTCAGTCCCTCAGTGCTTACTGAAATAAATCCGCAATCTCCTCTTGTCCTCTTCTGTCTCAGTCTGTTCGGACTGCTATAATAAATAGCACAGtctgggtggtttataaacaacagacatttatatctcccagctctggaggctggaagtccaggatcgCCAGCAGATTCTTTGTGAGAGCTCACTTTCTAGTTTATAGATAGCTgtcttgtgtcctcacatggctggAAGAGTGAGGGAACTCTCTGGGAtcccttttataagggcactaatcccattcacaggGGCTCAACCTCTTAATATCATCACACcaaggggttaggatttcaacgtGATTTGGGGAAGACACATTCAGTCTATGCGTTCAcagctagcatttttttttttcaatcctgaGATGTAGAACTGCTAAACGTTTTAGAAAAGTGgacacgggggcgcctgggtagctcaatcagttaggcatctgactctggctcaggtcatgataccacggttcgtgagttcgagccccgcgtcgggctctgtgctgacagttcggagcctggcacctgcttcggattctgtgtctccccctctctctgcttctcccccactcacggtctATCTCTCTgtacttctcaaaaataaataaacgttaaaaaaacatttaaaaaaattaaaaaaagaaaagtggacacggtgaaggaacaaaagaaaaaaaaaggagaagttacaccaaagaaataaacaataggacattcagaaaaagaattttaaagagtaTAATTAATATCCTCAGAGAGATATGGGGTGATAGGATATCTCTGACACAATAACATGTACTTCACATAAAAAGCCAATTAGATAGAGACGCTTGAGACGAATTTTGTTGGAATACAGAATTATGTGATTTGAATCGCGGAAGGGACAGGACTGAGGCACAAATCAGTAAGTTTGGCGTTCGGGCGGAGGGAGCCCCCAGGATGTGGCCAGAGAAAGGTGGAGGGTTTGAAAGCTATCTCACACCGACAGTAGCTCCTGAAGTAGAGGCGTCCAACACCGGGGTTCTACCAAGGAGAACAGAACATCTGGACGATAGCAATATACGTGTCGTCTGGCTAACTTCCCCACGCTGAAGAAAGACTTGAATCCTGAGCAGGATGCGGCAATCACATGCACTTGGACGAAGTGTGGCGGAGGCAGAGTCCCCCAAACCGTCTGGGAGAGGAGACCTccaaggaaggcagagggagtcTGACGTCACACTTCCTTTGGCAGCACCAGGGACTCCGAACAGGGAGATGTCCTCAAAGCGCGGAGAGGCAATAACCGAGTCTCGAGTTCTAAAGCCAGTCAGAGATGCGCTCGAGCTCAGGTGCATGGACAGGAGGTTCTGGAATTCCTGTGGCCAATTCACCCCCtcaggaagggtgggaggggcgatgggaggaggggtggggacatGACATAATGAGCCTGAACGCTAAGGACACTGGACCCAAAGCACGAGCACTCTTTGAACTTGATTGTCTGCGAGCTCCTAAAGCGAGTTCCAGCTGAGTTTTTAGTTACCTGCAGCGAAAGCACAGATGGTTTTCagccaggattaaaaaaaaaaaatcaaaaatctaaacaacaacaacaacaacaacaaataagaagaaaataggaggaaGATGTGGGGTGCAAGAAGGACCAGTAAGCAGGGAAACTAGtaaactgtattcatttttttttttagttttttttttaatgtttatttatttttgagacagggacagagcgtgagcaggggaggggcagagagagaggcagttacagaatccgaagcaggctccaggctctgagccttcagcacagagcctgacatgggtctcgaactcacgaactgtgagatcgtgacctgagccggagtcggacgctcaaccaactgagccacccaggtgcccctctagtaaAAAGTATGATTCTGGAAGAGAGAAGAATAACCTGACATTAAAATTCCAGATGACATTGGCACagaaatttggggggtgggggagtccaggaggagctaaaaagtACTATAATTCTTGTCTGGTTTCTGGAGACGTTACAGATGCTGAGTATGAAGAAGCAATGGAACTCGAAACATTTTAAAGTCTGTGTACCCATGGGTAAGCACTAAATGAACTGAACCGCAGTGCAAACTTTCCAACCGATTGAGGGAAAAGAAGTGGGTCAAAGAAAATTTGGCGAATCAAACAAAAGGCAAAGGGGGGTTAATAGAAACAAGGAGAAAGCATGACACGTCTCAAACGctaaataagaaataagtaaCTTGATGGCAGCCTCCTGTGTGTTGCTGGCTTCAGtgggaatattttaaatgttttaccatTAAGCAGGGCATTTCCTGTAGGTTTCTCATAGATATGCTTGATCAAGTTGAGATCATTCCCATCCCCTCAGAGTTTGATAAAAGGTTTATTATGAACTGGATTTTGCATTTTATGAAGTAGGCTTTGACAGGTTGATTTTAAGACTCATTTGTAGGAGAAAATGtccaaggaaaatgaagagaatttttCCCATGagcgatttttttttcttgtgtactCAACCATCCTCTTAAATAAACCCTTCTCTTTGGCTTTTATTGTAGTACAATCGttttatgtgtctccctctttatctgcctctctcctgctcacactctgtctctctgtctcttaaaaataaataaagattaaaaaaaaaaaaagccttggttGTGGTTTGACTTTACAGAAATGGGATGTGCTATCCTTCCGGGGGTCTCACGGAAGTGATTAAAGAGTCCAAACAGGGTGTGGcagatgggggggagggaggaggctgggggctggcACCTCACTGGACCCCATTCTCCATCTGAAGCGGGCAGAGGTGCCTTGCTATGGAAGCACTGTCCAGACCACTACGAGCCCGTCCATGGTGGGACCCATCACTTGCCTTGCCATTGGGACGTCTCCTATATGCCAGCGTTCACCCTGGAACAGCTTCTGGTCAACCCATGTGTCACTATGTCCCCAGTAGCTGGGTATCTCTCCACAAAATGCATGCACTTGAGGTTACACAAGGACTCTCTGCTGATGGCTCCCATTCCAGGCTGTTTCTACCACCGAGATGCTTGGCTGAATGTGTTGCACACAGGGTCTTAAGAATCT from Prionailurus viverrinus isolate Anna chromosome A2, UM_Priviv_1.0, whole genome shotgun sequence encodes the following:
- the PRR20G gene encoding proline-rich protein 20G, whose amino-acid sequence is MPLWNMASASVLMLFSLSLGANRSGPIAGVHSQEPDCSGMEAGGIVKADGPVKPGQPSKPFAVVKPMRCVTPAFTPDLGDRDQGHREGRGTDLHRDPGLQGRPRRMLRPGLRVESDRRDEPRHHVEPEATQTPSLPSTGGAMVRLTAQPGAGVQALPDASGYWVLTDAPTSGVYPCLGFRPLEGSTLFFTQTPSGTFVYGVPEFFTHIAQ